A region of bacterium DNA encodes the following proteins:
- a CDS encoding carboxymuconolactone decarboxylase family protein, translating to MSRITPPNASTLPADMRELLVQETARYGTPLHTTQVWTRRPALQRAYREWSQAMRDAPLIPPALRYLVYVRVATINGCPF from the coding sequence ATGAGCCGCATCACCCCGCCAAATGCGTCTACGCTGCCCGCCGACATGCGCGAGCTCCTGGTGCAAGAGACCGCTCGCTACGGCACACCGCTCCACACGACACAGGTGTGGACCCGACGTCCCGCCCTGCAGCGCGCGTATCGCGAGTGGAGCCAGGCGATGCGTGATGCCCCCCTCATCCCTCCTGCGCTGCGGTATCTCGTGTACGTGCGGGTCGCCACCATCAACGGGTGTCCGTTCTGA
- a CDS encoding thiamine pyrophosphate-requiring protein, with the protein MGRWPGGDRTDAGRARRAARAGRRRRRRKMKAAAAVAEILKREGVEFLIGYPVNPIIEAAAAADIRTIIVRQERTGLHMADAVSRTSSGRRIGVFAMQHGPGAENSFGGVAQAYGDSVPIVVLPAGYPRRLTNIPPNFNAALNYRHVTKWAEQVVLPGEVPAAMRRAFTQVRNGRPRPALVEIPSDVLTEEVPEPLVYRPALASRTAPDPKAVERVADVLVGARRPVLYAGQGVHYARAWGSLRELAEWLGVPVTTSLEGKSAFPETHPLSLGSGGRSIPKPVHLFLESSDVILGIGCSFATTNYGVAMPSGKVIIHATLDPADINKDIPVDHILLGDAGLTLEALLAAVKDRVRAARREEAAHTAKEIAGVRADWLEQWMPKLTSEATPLSPYRVIWDLLHTVDVANTIITHDAGSPRDQLSPFWQATTPLSYIGWGKTTQLGYGLGLAMGAKLESPEKLCLNVWGDAAIGFTGMDFETAVRERIPILSVLLNNSSMAIELPVMKVATQKYRSTDISGNYAALAQALGGYGERVTEPGAIIPAIKRAVGKTRQGTPALLEFITAKEIEFSIFK; encoded by the coding sequence ATCGGACGGTGGCCCGGTGGGGACAGGACGGATGCGGGCCGCGCGAGAAGAGCCGCTCGGGCCGGGAGGCGGAGGAGGCGGAGGAAGATGAAAGCAGCGGCGGCGGTGGCGGAGATCCTGAAGCGCGAGGGCGTTGAGTTTTTGATCGGGTATCCTGTCAATCCCATCATCGAGGCCGCGGCCGCGGCGGACATCCGGACGATCATCGTCCGGCAGGAGCGGACCGGGCTCCATATGGCCGATGCGGTGAGTCGGACCTCCTCGGGAAGGCGGATTGGGGTCTTCGCCATGCAGCACGGGCCGGGCGCGGAGAATTCGTTCGGCGGCGTCGCTCAAGCGTACGGGGACTCGGTGCCCATCGTGGTGCTGCCGGCGGGCTACCCGCGCCGCCTCACGAACATCCCCCCGAATTTTAACGCGGCCCTGAACTACCGCCACGTCACGAAGTGGGCGGAGCAGGTCGTGCTCCCGGGCGAGGTGCCGGCCGCGATGCGCCGCGCCTTCACCCAGGTAAGGAACGGGCGGCCCCGGCCCGCGCTCGTGGAGATTCCGTCGGACGTGCTGACCGAGGAGGTCCCCGAGCCCCTGGTTTACCGCCCCGCGCTCGCTTCCCGGACCGCCCCCGACCCCAAGGCGGTCGAACGGGTCGCGGACGTGCTGGTGGGGGCGCGCCGCCCGGTGCTCTACGCCGGGCAAGGGGTCCACTACGCCCGCGCCTGGGGGTCATTGCGGGAGCTCGCCGAGTGGCTCGGCGTTCCCGTGACCACGAGCCTGGAGGGGAAGAGCGCGTTCCCGGAGACCCACCCGCTCTCGCTCGGTTCGGGCGGCCGTTCCATCCCCAAACCCGTCCACCTGTTCCTGGAGTCCAGCGACGTCATCCTCGGCATCGGGTGTAGCTTCGCCACCACCAACTACGGGGTGGCCATGCCGTCCGGCAAGGTGATCATTCACGCCACGCTCGATCCGGCCGACATCAACAAGGACATTCCGGTCGACCACATCCTGTTGGGGGACGCCGGGTTGACGCTCGAGGCGCTGCTGGCGGCGGTGAAGGATCGGGTGCGCGCGGCGCGGCGGGAGGAGGCCGCGCACACGGCAAAGGAGATTGCCGGCGTGCGCGCGGACTGGCTGGAGCAGTGGATGCCCAAGCTGACGTCGGAGGCGACGCCGTTGTCGCCGTACCGAGTGATCTGGGATTTGTTGCACACGGTTGACGTGGCGAACACCATCATCACGCACGATGCCGGAAGCCCGCGCGACCAGCTCTCACCGTTCTGGCAGGCTACGACCCCGCTCTCGTATATCGGCTGGGGCAAGACGACTCAGCTCGGGTACGGGCTTGGGCTGGCCATGGGGGCCAAGCTCGAATCGCCCGAGAAGCTCTGCCTCAACGTGTGGGGTGACGCGGCCATCGGGTTCACCGGTATGGATTTCGAGACCGCGGTGCGCGAGCGCATCCCGATCCTGTCGGTGTTGCTCAACAATTCTTCTATGGCGATCGAGCTGCCGGTGATGAAAGTGGCCACCCAGAAATACCGCAGCACCGACATCTCCGGGAACTACGCCGCGCTGGCGCAGGCGTTGGGGGGGTACGGGGAGCGGGTGACCGAGCCGGGCGCGATCATCCCGGCGATTAAGCGCGCGGTGGGCAAGACTCGGCAGGGCACGCCCGCGCTGCTCGAGTTCATCACGGCTAAGGAGATCGAGTTCTCGATCTTCAAATAG
- a CDS encoding amidohydrolase/deacetylase family metallohydrolase, with protein sequence MGPQAAGGGDGRFDSIVVGGEVLDPAAGIEGRYDVGIAGGRVAAIERTLDRARGVRVVDAGGQIVTPGLVDLHTHVYWGGTYWGIEADPVAARSGVTTWIDVGSAGAYSFPGFRRYIIEPSRARIRAFLNLSSIGLIAPTWEFANLDYCDVDLAVKIVDANRDLILGVKARIDHRTTRGTGIRALQRARDLADRVELPLMVHISSGPPTIAEIVELLRPGDILTHCFTGGTHRIVAPDGNLRTDVKVLHDRGLILDIGHGAGSFSYEVTERLIDQGVLPDVISSDIHQLSVQGPMFDLPTTLSKFLNLGMSLHDVIERATSRPAAAVRRPELGTLRPGSQADLALFRLEEGEYVFYDVAMQRRTGTRRLVNTLTLMAGEPLPRAVERPPHVWAVLPDHQRPILQR encoded by the coding sequence ATGGGGCCGCAGGCGGCGGGCGGTGGGGATGGGCGGTTCGATTCGATTGTGGTCGGCGGGGAGGTGCTCGATCCCGCGGCCGGTATCGAGGGCCGATACGATGTCGGGATCGCCGGGGGGCGGGTCGCCGCCATCGAGCGGACGCTTGATCGGGCGCGGGGGGTGCGGGTCGTCGACGCTGGGGGACAGATCGTGACACCGGGGTTGGTCGATCTGCACACCCACGTCTACTGGGGCGGGACATATTGGGGGATCGAGGCCGATCCGGTGGCCGCCCGCAGCGGGGTCACGACCTGGATCGACGTGGGGAGCGCGGGGGCCTACAGTTTCCCCGGGTTTCGCCGGTACATCATCGAACCCAGCCGCGCCCGGATTCGCGCCTTCCTGAACCTCTCATCGATCGGCTTGATCGCCCCCACGTGGGAGTTTGCCAACCTGGACTATTGCGATGTCGATCTGGCGGTGAAGATCGTTGACGCCAACCGCGACCTGATCCTCGGCGTCAAGGCCCGGATCGATCACCGCACCACACGGGGGACCGGCATCCGCGCCCTTCAGCGCGCCCGCGACCTGGCCGACCGCGTTGAGCTCCCGCTGATGGTCCACATCAGCAGCGGCCCCCCGACGATTGCGGAGATCGTAGAGTTGCTGCGTCCGGGGGATATCCTCACCCACTGCTTCACCGGCGGCACCCACAGGATCGTCGCGCCGGACGGCAACCTCCGCACCGACGTCAAGGTGCTGCACGATCGCGGGCTCATCCTCGACATCGGGCACGGTGCGGGTTCGTTCAGCTACGAGGTGACCGAGCGCCTGATCGACCAGGGGGTCCTTCCCGACGTCATCAGCAGCGATATTCACCAATTAAGCGTCCAGGGGCCCATGTTCGATCTGCCGACGACCCTCTCGAAGTTCCTCAACCTCGGGATGAGCCTGCACGATGTGATCGAGCGGGCGACCTCGCGCCCGGCGGCGGCGGTGCGGCGGCCGGAACTCGGCACGCTCCGGCCGGGCAGCCAGGCAGATCTTGCCCTGTTCCGGCTTGAGGAGGGGGAGTACGTGTTCTACGACGTGGCCATGCAGCGGCGCACGGGGACGCGCCGTCTCGTGAACACACTCACGCTGATGGCCGGTGAGCCGCTTCCGCGCGCCGTCGAGCGTCCCCCCCACGTGTGGGCGGTGCTGCCCGATCACCAGCGGCCCATCCTGCAGCGGTGA
- a CDS encoding Gfo/Idh/MocA family oxidoreductase: protein MNAPIPLGVIGADRHARAVAGHDAPLSGARIARWSPSPCGQDRDGANTLADGVGAEWSPDWQTLARDPSLPAVLVLSSDPEKGRAVEAALAAGKVVLCPVPAATRADDLDRLAAAEGRGHAALISGGALRHTHAGRTALRLVADGALGTLHSAYAAVRLPRDDRAHPRRAVLEEAAWEVFDVLLTATPARVRRVHAWSGALFEAGVDDTAVSIIRFEDDLIATIELSRCLPASVPSLAVGEVELEIIGSRQAVRLEPYAAALGLLTSDAALLPWVDDPVLFMIQEVVDAVASGGGRTGAVPHLRRVAALMDTVRAAGRSAGG from the coding sequence ATGAACGCGCCGATCCCGCTGGGGGTCATCGGCGCCGACCGCCACGCCCGTGCGGTCGCCGGGCACGACGCCCCGCTCTCCGGGGCGCGGATCGCCCGTTGGTCCCCAAGCCCATGCGGTCAAGATCGCGATGGCGCGAACACCTTGGCCGATGGGGTGGGGGCCGAGTGGTCCCCGGACTGGCAGACGCTGGCCCGCGATCCGTCACTCCCGGCGGTGCTCGTCCTGAGCAGCGATCCCGAAAAAGGGAGGGCCGTGGAAGCGGCGCTTGCGGCGGGGAAGGTCGTGCTCTGCCCCGTCCCCGCCGCGACCCGGGCGGACGACCTCGACCGCCTGGCCGCCGCCGAGGGGCGGGGCCACGCGGCGCTCATTTCAGGGGGGGCCCTGCGCCACACCCATGCCGGCCGGACCGCGCTGCGGCTGGTCGCCGACGGCGCGTTGGGGACGCTACACTCCGCCTACGCGGCCGTTCGCCTTCCACGCGACGATCGCGCGCACCCGCGGCGCGCGGTGCTGGAGGAGGCGGCGTGGGAGGTCTTCGACGTGCTCCTGACCGCGACACCCGCCCGGGTGCGGCGCGTTCACGCCTGGTCCGGTGCGCTCTTCGAAGCCGGGGTCGACGATACCGCGGTCAGCATCATTCGGTTCGAAGATGACCTGATCGCCACGATCGAGCTCTCGCGGTGCCTGCCCGCGTCCGTGCCCTCACTTGCTGTGGGGGAGGTCGAGCTTGAGATCATCGGGTCGCGGCAGGCTGTACGCCTCGAGCCCTACGCGGCGGCCCTCGGCCTTCTCACGAGCGATGCCGCGCTCCTCCCTTGGGTGGACGATCCCGTGCTGTTCATGATCCAGGAGGTCGTGGACGCGGTGGCCAGCGGGGGGGGTCGCACCGGAGCCGTGCCCCATTTGCGTCGAGTTGCCGCGCTGATGGACACCGTGCGAGCCGCAGGCAGGTCCGCGGGAGGATAG
- a CDS encoding Gfo/Idh/MocA family oxidoreductase, with translation MAALRVGLIGCGSIAQTAHLPAMYTLSDRVRLVAAADLNEAAARAAAAPWSAAVYTDGHELVRRRDLDVVMIATPEASHRQWTEVAAAAGKHVLCEKPMAPSLADADAMIAACRAAGVHLMIGHSRRFTRRYMEIRGAIDRGAVGTVRLIRENERRSRPPLGVSRGYYTAEHWTGDPSMSVGAALTNGIHEADLLRWFAGSEPVWVAAEHKVTVEGNRGVPDFITYTVRFASGAIGSTEISNCLPPGYPAFHQCEIYGTHGAVRARDHDLVSLTRYRDEGADHPESGRVLLHNLTAYAREWTGFVDAVQQDRPVPMPPEEARAALRLALAAAESAHTGHVVRLTPQPGADAAGGRA, from the coding sequence ATGGCCGCGCTGCGGGTGGGGCTGATCGGCTGCGGCAGTATCGCCCAGACGGCGCACCTGCCGGCGATGTACACCTTGAGCGACCGGGTGCGCCTGGTCGCGGCGGCCGACCTGAACGAAGCGGCGGCACGAGCGGCCGCGGCGCCGTGGTCGGCCGCGGTCTACACCGACGGGCACGAGCTCGTCCGGCGCCGCGATCTCGACGTGGTGATGATCGCGACGCCGGAGGCCTCACACCGCCAGTGGACGGAGGTCGCCGCCGCGGCGGGGAAGCACGTGCTGTGCGAAAAGCCGATGGCGCCCTCGCTCGCCGACGCCGACGCGATGATCGCGGCGTGCCGCGCCGCGGGGGTGCACCTGATGATCGGGCACAGCCGCCGGTTCACCCGGCGCTACATGGAGATCCGCGGAGCCATCGATCGGGGAGCGGTCGGAACCGTCCGGCTGATCCGGGAGAACGAGCGTCGGTCTCGTCCGCCGCTGGGAGTGTCCCGCGGGTACTACACGGCCGAGCATTGGACGGGTGACCCCTCGATGTCCGTGGGGGCGGCGTTGACCAACGGGATCCACGAGGCGGATCTGCTCCGCTGGTTCGCCGGCTCGGAACCCGTGTGGGTGGCCGCGGAGCATAAGGTGACGGTGGAGGGAAACCGGGGGGTGCCGGATTTCATCACGTACACGGTCCGCTTTGCGAGCGGGGCCATCGGTTCCACGGAAATCAGCAACTGCCTGCCCCCCGGGTACCCGGCGTTCCACCAGTGCGAAATCTACGGCACGCACGGCGCCGTCCGCGCCAGGGACCATGATCTTGTCAGCCTGACGCGCTACCGCGATGAAGGCGCCGACCATCCGGAAAGCGGCCGGGTTCTCCTGCACAACCTGACGGCGTACGCGCGCGAGTGGACGGGCTTTGTGGACGCGGTGCAACAGGACCGTCCCGTGCCGATGCCGCCCGAGGAAGCGCGCGCCGCCCTGCGGCTGGCGCTCGCCGCGGCGGAGTCGGCCCACACAGGCCACGTCGTGCGGCTCACGCCGCAGCCCGGGGCGGACGCCGCGGGGGGCCGGGCATGA
- a CDS encoding gamma-glutamyltransferase family protein, with translation MSVNTAYHDWQFTLSATRPVIRGRSLVVSCGHYLASLAGMRMHLLGGNAVDAGVAMVFAQSVLEFQSFGFGGEAPILMYTARDRRVVAINGNMRAPAAATIEWFRGRGITLIPGDGFLPAGVCAVPDALITALHRYGTLTLEQVLAPAIELAAGGFPMYEGMLRSIEQCAGRFRAEWPTSAALFLPGGKPPGVGDTWRNPDLARTFERLVEAERGATSRGRSAALAAARDCFYRGPIGREIVAFQRDTSVRDANGVVSSGLLTEEDFATFDTRIESPVRVRYRGCDVHKCGPWSQGPVFLQQLTLLDGIDLRRLGHNSADYIHTLTEVAKLALADRERYYGDPEFVDVPLRGLLSTPYADARRALIDPHTASPELRPGDPYPFQGSEREADASPVRGRAWQGGTTGTRAVDAEGNMFSATPSGGWFRSSPIIPGLGFCLGTRGQMFWLNDPDHPAALRPRKRPRTTLSPSLVMKEGRPYLVFGTPGGDQQDQWSLQFFLNVVDFGMDLQDAIDAPSFHTGHAPSSFYPREARPREVVLEGRVSAAVVEELRRRGHLVKVVDPWSLNYTTAVAYDPDRKVIEGAASSRGERNYALGW, from the coding sequence ATGAGCGTCAACACCGCCTACCACGACTGGCAGTTTACCCTAAGCGCCACCCGTCCGGTCATCCGGGGTCGGTCCCTCGTGGTTTCGTGCGGGCACTACCTGGCGAGCCTGGCGGGCATGCGCATGCACCTGCTCGGCGGCAACGCGGTCGATGCCGGGGTGGCGATGGTGTTCGCGCAGTCGGTCCTGGAATTCCAAAGCTTCGGGTTCGGGGGGGAAGCTCCCATCCTGATGTATACCGCGCGCGACCGTCGGGTCGTCGCGATCAACGGCAACATGCGGGCCCCGGCCGCGGCGACGATCGAGTGGTTCCGCGGGCGGGGCATCACGTTGATCCCGGGTGACGGGTTCCTCCCGGCCGGGGTCTGCGCCGTCCCCGATGCGCTGATCACCGCGCTCCACCGGTACGGCACCCTGACCTTGGAACAGGTGCTGGCACCCGCGATCGAGCTGGCCGCCGGCGGGTTCCCGATGTACGAGGGGATGCTCCGCTCCATCGAACAGTGCGCCGGGAGATTTCGGGCGGAGTGGCCGACTTCGGCGGCCCTGTTCCTGCCGGGGGGGAAGCCCCCGGGGGTGGGGGACACTTGGCGGAACCCGGATCTCGCCCGGACGTTCGAGCGCCTCGTCGAGGCCGAGCGGGGCGCCACGTCGCGCGGCCGGAGCGCGGCCCTTGCGGCCGCGCGAGATTGTTTCTATCGTGGACCGATCGGGCGTGAGATCGTGGCCTTTCAGCGCGACACGTCGGTGCGGGACGCCAACGGCGTGGTCTCCTCCGGGCTGTTGACCGAGGAGGACTTCGCGACCTTCGACACCAGAATCGAGAGCCCGGTTCGGGTGCGCTATCGCGGATGCGATGTCCACAAGTGCGGGCCGTGGTCCCAGGGGCCCGTCTTTCTGCAGCAGCTCACCCTGCTCGACGGCATCGACCTGCGCCGGCTCGGCCACAACTCCGCGGATTACATCCACACCCTGACCGAGGTGGCCAAGCTGGCGCTGGCCGACCGCGAGCGGTACTACGGCGATCCCGAGTTCGTCGATGTCCCGTTACGGGGTTTGCTCTCCACGCCGTACGCGGACGCACGGCGCGCGCTCATCGATCCGCACACCGCGTCACCGGAGCTGCGCCCGGGTGATCCGTACCCCTTTCAGGGAAGCGAGAGGGAAGCGGACGCCTCGCCCGTCCGGGGGCGTGCCTGGCAGGGGGGGACCACCGGCACCCGAGCTGTGGATGCGGAGGGGAACATGTTCTCCGCCACGCCAAGCGGCGGGTGGTTTCGCAGTTCGCCGATCATCCCCGGGCTGGGGTTTTGCCTGGGGACCCGGGGGCAGATGTTTTGGCTCAACGACCCCGACCACCCGGCGGCGCTGCGGCCGCGGAAGCGTCCTCGGACGACGCTCTCCCCATCGCTGGTGATGAAGGAGGGGCGGCCCTATCTGGTCTTCGGCACCCCGGGCGGCGATCAGCAGGATCAATGGAGCCTGCAGTTCTTCCTGAACGTCGTGGACTTCGGGATGGACCTGCAGGATGCGATCGACGCCCCCAGCTTTCACACCGGGCACGCGCCGAGCTCGTTTTACCCGAGGGAGGCGCGGCCGCGGGAGGTGGTCCTCGAGGGTCGTGTCTCCGCCGCGGTGGTCGAGGAGCTCCGGCGGCGCGGTCATCTCGTCAAGGTCGTGGACCCCTGGAGCCTCAACTACACCACCGCGGTGGCATACGATCCGGACCGGAAGGTGATCGAGGGCGCGGCGAGTTCGCGCGGCGAGCGCAATTATGCGCTCGGATGGTAG
- a CDS encoding MFS transporter, with protein MTGDRSAIASPAGVTPREPSSLRVLTLTTLQQAGLTSIRFGLPILAPYWRDAFHLSLARVGVLLGAFDLGALLLFIPIGLLTDRWGGAGVLGAGALFTAAMTAVTTRANGYWPLALLLAIAGLGCGSGQTAGTRTSWDGWPWPPSWPGPSRRPRESPNQRREPAECPAPPTASDESASARPTRHCLNGARGGAFSTWRCGPRRPPGLVP; from the coding sequence GTGACCGGAGATCGGAGCGCGATAGCATCCCCCGCTGGGGTGACCCCGCGTGAGCCGTCCAGCCTGCGCGTGCTCACGCTGACGACGCTGCAGCAGGCCGGACTGACGTCCATTCGCTTCGGCCTCCCGATCCTGGCGCCGTACTGGCGAGACGCGTTCCACCTCTCGCTGGCACGGGTCGGTGTGCTGTTGGGCGCCTTCGATCTCGGCGCGCTGCTGCTGTTCATCCCGATCGGTCTCCTGACCGATCGGTGGGGCGGTGCGGGCGTCCTCGGCGCGGGCGCGCTCTTCACTGCCGCGATGACGGCCGTGACCACCCGGGCTAACGGATATTGGCCGCTCGCGCTGCTGCTCGCGATCGCCGGGCTGGGATGCGGCAGCGGACAGACGGCGGGGACGCGTACGTCGTGGGATGGGTGGCCCTGGCCGCCGTCATGGCCTGGGCCCTCGCGGCGACCGCGCGAATCCCCGAACCAGCGGCGAGAACCCGCGGAGTGTCCAGCGCCCCCCACCGCGTCCGATGAATCCGCGTCCGCTCGCCCGACCCGCCACTGCTTAAACGGCGCGCGCGGCGGGGCGTTCAGTACGTGGCGTTGCGGCCCCCGTCGACCACCAGGTCTTGTCCCGTGA